From one Acidobacteriota bacterium genomic stretch:
- a CDS encoding alpha/beta hydrolase: MKMPRRAGVLWAGMMLLGGLFLPAGNGATWREQKLKAGDIRIRYLDAGSGDRTLVFIPGWTMPAEAWQEQIPYFSARGFRVLALDPRSHGETTKTEQGNTYRQQAADLHAFLQELKIEHSYLVGWGAGGTALLEYLASPETIDPDMAVFVDFSPAFMESEDYAGVPLDRTRKLLLGFQDDRTEATDGYVRGLFRSGPSERVIGQLSKASLKTPMAAALALYFDLVTGDRREDLRHITVPSLFVTTPENRALGEYLKKSVPRSGLEIIEGTGSAMFLEKPQAFNQALESFFGGK, translated from the coding sequence ATGAAGATGCCACGGCGGGCGGGAGTTCTCTGGGCGGGGATGATGCTTCTCGGCGGGCTGTTTCTCCCGGCGGGGAACGGCGCCACATGGAGGGAGCAGAAGCTGAAGGCGGGGGATATCAGGATACGCTACCTGGATGCGGGGTCCGGCGACCGCACCCTGGTTTTCATCCCGGGATGGACGATGCCGGCCGAAGCCTGGCAGGAGCAGATCCCCTATTTCTCCGCCCGCGGCTTCAGGGTGCTGGCCCTGGATCCCCGCAGTCACGGGGAGACCACGAAGACCGAGCAGGGGAACACCTACCGCCAGCAGGCGGCCGACCTGCACGCGTTCCTGCAGGAGCTCAAAATCGAGCATTCCTACCTGGTGGGCTGGGGCGCGGGGGGGACGGCCCTGCTGGAATACCTGGCCAGTCCCGAGACCATCGATCCCGACATGGCCGTGTTCGTCGATTTCAGCCCCGCGTTCATGGAATCGGAGGATTACGCCGGAGTCCCCCTCGACCGGACCCGGAAACTGCTGCTGGGTTTCCAGGACGACCGGACCGAGGCCACCGACGGCTATGTCCGCGGCCTGTTCCGGTCGGGTCCGAGCGAGCGGGTGATCGGCCAGTTGTCCAAGGCCAGCCTGAAAACCCCCATGGCGGCGGCACTCGCGCTCTATTTCGACCTCGTCACGGGAGACAGGAGGGAGGATCTCCGCCACATCACCGTTCCCAGCCTCTTTGTCACCACGCCGGAGAACCGGGCGCTCGGGGAGTACCTCAAAAAGAGCGTGCCCCGGTCCGGGCTCGAAATCATCGAAGGGACCGGCTCCGCCATGTTCCTGGAGAAACCGCAGGCGTTCAACCAGGCGCTCGAATCGTTCTTCGGGGGAAAATGA